Below is a window of Deinococcus fonticola DNA.
GTGCCAGGGTAAAAATTCGTTTCAAGCGTTCCTCCGTGTCTGCCACAGGTGCCACACCAGCGCCACTCCCCACATCAGGAACAGCGGATCCCACAGGAAGGCGTGCCCCAGCATGGCCGGACGGTCGTAAGCCCCGAAGTTGACGAGTCCGCCCAGCACGGCCAGCGAGGTGAGGGTCACGAAGCCACCGTACAGCACCAGGAACACGCCGCCCACCCAACTGATCCCGCGCCAGAGCTTTGGCCAGGGGAGGCGGCCCTGCGCGTTAAGGAGCGGAATCACCGCCGCCAGCGCCTTGAACAGCGCGATGAGGCCCAGCACCAGACTTGCACTGAGAGGGCCAGATTTCACGAAATCCTGCGGCCTCTGGCCCACCGTATCCAGTAGCCACGTGCCCCCCAGCGCCCAGTACAGGCTGAACGCCGCGTGAATCACGCCCACGAGGAAGGCGAT
It encodes the following:
- a CDS encoding DUF3995 domain-containing protein produces the protein MRAVRIAFLVGVIHAAFSLYWALGGTWLLDTVGQRPQDFVKSGPLSASLVLGLIALFKALAAVIPLLNAQGRLPWPKLWRGISWVGGVFLVLYGGFVTLTSLAVLGGLVNFGAYDRPAMLGHAFLWDPLFLMWGVALVWHLWQTRRNA